A section of the Sphaerobacter thermophilus DSM 20745 genome encodes:
- the nikC gene encoding nickel transporter permease, whose protein sequence is MNADRQTMQRVDAKGALPLGAGAAPRSQRQIVWRRLRSNRLAMLGGVIVGTLILLAIFAPVLARYDPTEMRLSDQFLPPSLEHPFGTDDFGRDILTRILYGARISLRVGLVAVGIAAIVGSIIGMTAGYFGGWFDIISQRVIDVMLAFPDLLLALAIIAVLGPSLTNVMIAVGIGSVPTYARLMRGQVLSLKRKEYVEAARAIGAPTRRILFVHILPNALSPMIVLASLGIASSILSAAALSFIGMGAQPPTPEWGAMLSNGREFLREEWWIATFPGLAIAITVLGFNILGDGLRDALDPQSRD, encoded by the coding sequence ATGAACGCAGACCGGCAAACCATGCAGCGGGTCGATGCCAAAGGTGCTTTGCCGCTCGGCGCCGGCGCCGCGCCTCGCTCCCAGCGCCAGATCGTGTGGCGGCGACTGCGCTCGAACCGCCTGGCCATGCTCGGCGGGGTCATCGTCGGGACGCTGATCCTGCTCGCCATCTTCGCTCCCGTCCTCGCGCGCTACGACCCGACCGAGATGCGGCTGTCGGACCAGTTCCTGCCGCCCAGCCTGGAGCACCCCTTCGGCACCGACGACTTCGGGCGGGACATCCTGACGCGCATCCTCTACGGCGCGCGCATCTCGCTGCGAGTCGGCCTGGTGGCGGTCGGGATCGCCGCGATCGTCGGGTCGATCATCGGCATGACAGCCGGTTACTTCGGCGGCTGGTTCGACATCATCAGCCAGCGCGTGATCGACGTCATGCTCGCCTTCCCGGATCTCCTCCTCGCGCTGGCGATCATCGCCGTGCTCGGCCCGAGCCTGACGAACGTCATGATCGCCGTCGGGATCGGCTCGGTACCGACCTATGCCCGGCTGATGCGCGGGCAGGTGCTCTCGCTGAAGCGCAAGGAGTACGTGGAGGCGGCGCGGGCTATCGGCGCGCCGACCCGGCGCATCCTGTTCGTCCACATCCTCCCGAACGCGCTCTCGCCGATGATCGTGCTCGCCTCGCTCGGCATCGCCAGCTCGATCCTTTCGGCTGCCGCGCTCAGCTTCATCGGCATGGGCGCCCAGCCGCCGACGCCCGAGTGGGGCGCGATGCTCAGCAACGGCCGCGAGTTCCTACGCGAAGAGTGGTGGATCGCCACCTTCCCCGGCCTCGCGATCGCCATCACCGTGCTGGGCTTCAATATCCTGGGGGACGGTCTGCGCGACGCGCTCGACCCGCAGTCCCGCGACTGA